In one window of Methanosarcina vacuolata Z-761 DNA:
- a CDS encoding Gar1/Naf1 family protein has product MKRLGKVLHRTGVKNLIIRGDEVKPENVSDGFPKLNSVVVDKALNRIGTIVSVFGPVGHPYFLVKGFKRTSDSEFRALINERVYIR; this is encoded by the coding sequence ATGAAACGACTCGGTAAAGTGCTGCACAGAACAGGTGTTAAAAACCTGATAATTAGAGGGGATGAGGTAAAACCCGAGAATGTCTCAGATGGTTTTCCTAAATTGAATTCGGTCGTTGTAGATAAGGCCCTGAATCGGATTGGTACGATCGTAAGTGTTTTCGGACCTGTAGGTCATCCATATTTTTTAGTGAAGGGTTTTAAACGAACTTCGGATTCAGAATTTCGAGCTCTTATTAATGAAAGAGTCTATATTCGGTGA
- the fdhD gene encoding formate dehydrogenase accessory sulfurtransferase FdhD → MPEKYTTSYPAKRIHSDGRAEDVKVLLAKECPVKLFLNGKLFTTLFASPLELKELAVGHLITEGVISFREIENVEVDGRAVHILIRKENQEISTEAAGKIGKAEKAEKEEETSKEIFVDSDSVFEPQAIFAGTEYLESDTYKLTRGTHLAALIDRRGKLAVQIVDVGRHNAVDKAVGAAFLKGLDLSQHYMLSTGRQPAYMVTKAARAGITLIATKSMPFDSGVEAAKKANVCLIGQLRKESMLVFAGEWRVKL, encoded by the coding sequence ATGCCCGAAAAATATACCACTTCTTATCCTGCGAAAAGAATCCATTCCGACGGCAGAGCCGAAGATGTTAAAGTGCTGCTCGCAAAGGAATGCCCTGTTAAACTATTTCTCAACGGAAAACTCTTTACAACACTTTTTGCCTCCCCGCTCGAACTCAAAGAGCTTGCGGTAGGCCACCTGATCACAGAAGGCGTTATCAGTTTCAGGGAAATTGAAAACGTAGAAGTGGACGGTAGGGCTGTCCACATCCTTATCCGAAAGGAAAATCAGGAAATCAGTACCGAAGCCGCCGGAAAAATCGGAAAAGCCGAAAAAGCTGAAAAAGAAGAAGAGACCAGCAAAGAAATCTTTGTAGATTCGGACTCAGTTTTTGAGCCGCAAGCCATCTTTGCAGGCACAGAATACCTGGAATCCGATACATACAAACTTACCCGGGGAACCCATCTGGCAGCCCTTATAGACCGAAGAGGCAAGCTTGCTGTACAAATCGTAGACGTCGGCCGGCATAACGCTGTAGATAAAGCTGTAGGAGCTGCCTTTCTTAAAGGCCTCGACCTCTCACAACATTACATGCTCTCGACAGGCCGGCAGCCCGCCTATATGGTCACAAAAGCAGCTCGGGCAGGAATCACTCTTATCGCCACCAAATCCATGCCCTTTGACTCAGGTGTTGAAGCCGCAAAAAAGGCAAACGTATGCCTCATAGGCCAGCTCAGGAAAGAATCCATGCTCGTGTTTGCCGGCGAATGGCGGGTAAAACTCTAA
- a CDS encoding type IV pilin N-terminal domain-containing protein produces MEGKKRWPLCQDCRGVSEVYGQLLMISIVVIAFSTIAITVFSDGGAVKPEHIPHTDLRENINYVDNDVYAVQIVHSGGEDIDLKAIEIILNVNGEQLLPYNTSNFEVQNPDGTFRIKNSDGTFKVDNSEGPDYINNDFSLGDCIVIYTTEDTITVKGKEIDLKRWDDIDMFFIDKPSQQAIQRAVLQKGAGEFPEWITPYPYGSVYDNSSETDNWLPTELVDGIDDELFTNSSIKPDRWISENYTFGISEYDLGTSDSLTNVSLMIVYNSHDNSLKNMTLSIYNGSAWTMIAYNMEEKVREDDDPVIYYITDLVKNTTQLENLVVSFSAIGHASETSGKVDWVDFVGIHVEL; encoded by the coding sequence GTGGAGGGTAAAAAGCGTTGGCCACTTTGCCAGGACTGTCGGGGTGTTTCAGAAGTATATGGGCAACTGCTCATGATAAGCATAGTCGTTATAGCCTTTTCTACAATAGCCATAACTGTATTTTCCGATGGAGGAGCTGTGAAACCGGAACATATTCCGCATACTGACCTGCGTGAAAATATAAATTATGTTGATAACGACGTCTACGCTGTCCAGATTGTCCACAGTGGAGGAGAAGATATTGATCTCAAAGCAATAGAGATTATACTTAACGTCAATGGAGAACAGCTTCTTCCGTATAATACGTCTAACTTTGAAGTTCAAAACCCGGATGGTACTTTCAGAATAAAAAACTCTGACGGTACTTTCAAAGTCGATAACTCGGAAGGTCCCGATTATATAAACAATGACTTCTCGCTTGGAGACTGCATTGTAATTTACACTACTGAAGACACTATTACTGTTAAAGGAAAAGAAATAGATCTCAAGAGATGGGACGACATAGATATGTTCTTTATCGACAAACCGTCTCAGCAGGCCATCCAGCGAGCAGTACTCCAGAAAGGTGCTGGGGAGTTCCCTGAGTGGATTACTCCTTATCCTTACGGAAGTGTATATGACAACTCTTCAGAGACAGATAATTGGCTTCCCACTGAACTGGTTGACGGGATCGATGACGAGCTTTTTACGAACTCTTCGATTAAACCAGATAGATGGATTTCTGAGAATTATACTTTTGGAATATCTGAGTATGATTTGGGCACTTCAGACTCATTAACAAACGTCAGTTTGATGATAGTATACAACTCGCACGACAACAGTTTAAAAAATATGACACTTAGTATATATAACGGATCTGCTTGGACAATGATAGCTTACAATATGGAAGAGAAAGTAAGGGAAGACGATGATCCGGTAATCTATTATATAACGGACTTGGTGAAAAATACAACACAGCTTGAAAATTTGGTCGTGAGTTTTTCAGCTATAGGACATGCATCTGAAACAAGTGGTAAGGTTGACTGGGTAGACTTCGTGGGAATTCATGTAGAATTATAA
- a CDS encoding LysE family transporter: protein MLTIKVFEALLLGFSVGLTGALVPGPMLFATIEISLKKGWLAGPQVVFGHMLVEAVLYVLILLGAASFVDSGIISIIFLIGGLSLLVFGLFTLKEAQATDSSALISQDSSGLKLVSNPILIGLVTSVSNPYFWIWWLTAGGALVLKEYELGIIIAMAYMFGHWAADMGWFTAISGSFGRGKTLFSQKMHRHILYTCGVFLVVFGLYFMLNYNHSIHLS, encoded by the coding sequence ATGCTAACAATTAAAGTTTTTGAAGCTCTTCTTCTAGGTTTCTCTGTAGGGCTTACAGGCGCGCTCGTTCCAGGCCCGATGCTTTTTGCAACTATAGAGATTTCGCTGAAGAAAGGCTGGCTTGCAGGCCCACAGGTAGTATTCGGGCATATGCTCGTGGAGGCTGTGCTCTATGTGCTGATCCTCTTAGGGGCTGCTTCGTTTGTCGACAGTGGTATAATTTCCATAATTTTTCTTATAGGAGGGCTTTCACTTCTGGTATTTGGACTTTTTACCTTAAAGGAAGCACAAGCTACGGATTCTTCGGCTCTGATTTCTCAGGACTCCTCAGGCTTGAAGCTGGTTTCCAACCCTATCTTGATAGGCCTGGTTACTTCAGTTTCGAACCCGTACTTCTGGATCTGGTGGCTGACCGCTGGCGGTGCCCTCGTACTTAAGGAATATGAACTGGGAATTATAATTGCAATGGCTTATATGTTCGGGCACTGGGCTGCAGACATGGGATGGTTTACTGCCATATCCGGCTCATTCGGACGTGGTAAAACTCTTTTCTCCCAAAAAATGCATAGACATATTCTCTATACCTGCGGGGTATTCCTGGTAGTTTTTGGGTTGTACTTTATGCTTAATTACAATCATTCGATTCATTTATCCTGA
- a CDS encoding class I SAM-dependent methyltransferase yields the protein MKRQCIKVPKKKGEPVRRRLLELEILDNSVKISADEAFLYLPLTRVPAPGELESFPEEIELLEFEFKPQEKKPVPEDLLGFSPAYEVIGDIALLEDPELDKEKASRIADALLLTHSNIKTVLKPLTPVIGEFRVREFEVVAGEPRTETIHREYGCRYKVDLSRAYFTPRLSTERSRILSRVKEGDTIVDMFAGVGPYSILIAKSEKPSKVLAIDKNPDAVRYLRENIILNSAKNIEAIEGDAREEAKKFAGTADHVIMNLPHSAFEFLDSAVLLAKPGGIIHYYGITPEDDLFESSIKLIKEAAEKAGRKIEVLEKRVVRSYAPHQYNICIEARIV from the coding sequence ATGAAACGGCAGTGCATAAAAGTTCCTAAAAAGAAAGGAGAACCTGTAAGAAGAAGGCTCCTTGAGCTTGAAATTCTGGATAATTCCGTAAAAATAAGCGCAGATGAGGCATTTCTTTATCTCCCCCTGACCAGAGTGCCTGCCCCTGGAGAGCTAGAGAGTTTTCCCGAAGAAATTGAGCTTCTGGAGTTCGAGTTCAAGCCCCAGGAAAAGAAACCTGTTCCGGAAGACCTTCTTGGTTTCAGCCCTGCTTATGAAGTTATAGGAGATATCGCCCTGCTGGAAGATCCTGAGCTTGACAAAGAGAAAGCCTCAAGAATTGCCGATGCCCTCCTTTTAACCCATTCAAATATAAAAACAGTGCTCAAGCCTCTTACGCCTGTTATCGGGGAATTTCGGGTAAGGGAATTTGAGGTCGTTGCAGGCGAGCCAAGGACCGAAACTATTCACAGAGAATACGGCTGCCGCTACAAAGTCGACCTTTCACGGGCTTATTTTACTCCCCGCCTTTCGACCGAGCGCTCAAGAATTCTTTCCCGGGTTAAGGAAGGAGACACCATTGTTGATATGTTTGCAGGCGTCGGCCCGTACAGCATCCTGATTGCAAAGAGCGAAAAACCTTCAAAAGTCCTGGCAATCGACAAAAATCCGGACGCTGTGCGTTATCTCAGGGAAAATATTATTCTTAACTCTGCGAAAAACATCGAAGCAATCGAAGGCGACGCCCGGGAAGAAGCAAAAAAGTTTGCAGGCACTGCCGACCATGTGATTATGAATTTGCCTCATAGTGCTTTTGAGTTCCTGGACTCCGCAGTTCTACTGGCAAAGCCCGGCGGAATTATCCACTATTACGGAATTACTCCTGAGGACGACCTATTCGAAAGCTCTATAAAACTCATAAAGGAAGCTGCGGAAAAAGCAGGCCGGAAAATAGAGGTTCTGGAAAAAAGAGTAGTCAGATCGTATGCCCCTCACCAGTATAATATCTGTATAGAAGCCAGGATTGTTTAA
- a CDS encoding transcription initiation factor IIB, with protein MVEVERVRYSDTLEREKIRAMIKARKEKQKEQSFEKEKAVCPECGSRNLVHDYERAELVCGDCGLVIDADFVDEGPEWRAFDHDQRMKRSRVGAPMTYTIHDKGLSTMIDWRNRDSYGKSISSKNRAQLYRLRKWQRRIRVSNATERNLAFALSELDRMASALGLPRTVRETAAVVYRKAVDKNLIRGRSIEGVAAAALYAACRQCSVPRTLDEIEEVSRVSRKEIGRTYRFISRELALKLMPTSPIDYVPRFCSGLNLKGEVQSKSVEILRQASEKELTSGRGPTGVAAAAIYIASILCGERRTQREVADVAGVTEVTIRNRYKELAEELDIEIIL; from the coding sequence ATGGTAGAAGTCGAAAGAGTTCGCTATTCGGACACTCTTGAAAGAGAAAAAATACGTGCCATGATCAAAGCTCGCAAAGAGAAGCAAAAGGAGCAAAGTTTTGAGAAAGAAAAGGCCGTGTGTCCAGAATGCGGCAGCAGAAACCTCGTCCACGACTATGAGCGAGCCGAACTCGTGTGTGGGGACTGCGGACTTGTCATTGATGCCGATTTTGTGGATGAAGGCCCAGAATGGCGAGCTTTCGATCATGATCAACGTATGAAGCGTTCCCGTGTGGGTGCGCCCATGACATACACAATCCACGACAAAGGGCTCTCCACAATGATTGACTGGAGGAACCGCGACTCCTATGGAAAGTCAATCTCTTCCAAAAATCGTGCTCAGCTCTATCGTTTAAGAAAATGGCAGCGTAGAATCCGTGTAAGTAACGCAACTGAAAGAAACCTTGCATTTGCACTATCTGAACTGGACAGAATGGCTTCTGCTCTCGGTCTTCCGAGAACTGTGCGGGAAACCGCAGCTGTTGTCTACAGAAAAGCTGTGGACAAGAACCTTATCCGTGGAAGAAGCATTGAAGGTGTTGCAGCAGCCGCTCTTTATGCTGCTTGCCGCCAGTGCAGCGTCCCAAGGACTCTTGATGAAATAGAAGAGGTGTCCAGGGTCAGCCGGAAAGAAATAGGAAGAACCTACCGCTTTATTTCCAGAGAACTCGCATTGAAGCTAATGCCCACATCTCCTATCGACTATGTCCCAAGGTTCTGTTCAGGTCTTAACCTTAAAGGAGAAGTCCAGTCCAAGAGCGTTGAGATCCTGAGGCAGGCTTCCGAAAAGGAACTCACAAGCGGGAGGGGTCCCACAGGAGTTGCTGCAGCTGCAATTTATATTGCGTCCATTCTCTGTGGTGAGCGGAGAACTCAGCGGGAAGTTGCGGATGTAGCCGGGGTTACAGAAGTTACTATCCGAAACAGATACAAAGAGCTTGCAGAAGAACTGGATATAGAGATTATTCTCTAA
- a CDS encoding type IV pilin: MDFKKLFRKDDKAVSPVIGVILMVAITVILAAAIGSSVFSKGTAESAPQASLDIKSAGSNNTNAYLKFEHLGGESINFEDSAVTKVMASVNGTDAVEIKATDLGTFDVGDVQTIMLSNTGGTPIISDVKGNTVNIKIIDAQTNQLICDKDVRF, encoded by the coding sequence ATGGATTTCAAGAAATTGTTTAGAAAAGATGATAAAGCAGTTTCCCCAGTTATCGGTGTCATTTTGATGGTTGCAATAACCGTCATCCTCGCCGCCGCAATCGGATCTTCTGTATTCAGTAAAGGAACTGCTGAATCTGCACCGCAGGCTAGTCTTGACATTAAGTCAGCTGGTAGCAATAATACTAATGCTTATCTAAAATTCGAACACCTTGGCGGAGAATCGATTAACTTTGAAGACAGCGCAGTAACAAAAGTTATGGCATCTGTTAATGGTACTGACGCTGTTGAGATTAAAGCTACAGATCTTGGTACCTTCGATGTTGGTGACGTTCAGACAATCATGTTGAGTAATACTGGAGGGACGCCTATTATCAGTGATGTAAAAGGTAACACCGTCAACATCAAAATTATCGATGCCCAGACCAATCAGCTTATCTGCGACAAGGATGTAAGGTTCTAA